In a single window of the Callithrix jacchus isolate 240 chromosome 1, calJac240_pri, whole genome shotgun sequence genome:
- the TOMM5 gene encoding mitochondrial import receptor subunit TOM5 homolog, with product MFRIEGLAPKLDPEEMKRKMREDVISSIRNFLIYVALLRVTPFILKKLDSI from the exons ATGTTCCGGATTGAGGGCCTCGCGCCGAAGCTGGATCCGGAGGAGATGAAACGGAAGATGCGCGAGGATGTGATCTCTTCCATACGGAACTTTCTCATCTACGTGGCCCTGCTGCGAGTCA ctcCATTTATCTTAAAGAAATTAGACAGCATATGA